From the Oncorhynchus nerka isolate Pitt River linkage group LG28, Oner_Uvic_2.0, whole genome shotgun sequence genome, one window contains:
- the LOC115113715 gene encoding succinate dehydrogenase assembly factor 2, mitochondrial-like → MLSAFVAKRLVSVVCQASWRPAVAELVTTRGYKGEAPDDSRGDLIEIPLPPWTEKDGETMDIKRRRLLFQSRKRGMLENCILLSLFAKQYLNTMTEHQLRQYDRLINEPSNDWDIYYWATEAQPVPDVYTGEIMDLLKEFTKNKDQEQRLDAPNLEYLDKGSQ, encoded by the exons ATGCTGTCTGCTTTCGTTGCTAAAAGA CTGGTAAGTGTGGTATGCCAGGCGTCATGGAGACCAGCTGTGGCAGAACTAGTAACTACAAGGGGTTACAAAGGAGAGGCACCTGATGACTCTAGGGGTGACCTAATTGAGATCCCCCTGCCCCCCTGGACAGAGAAGGATGGCGAGACCATGGACATCAAGAGACGGCGCCTGCTCTTCCAAAGCCGAAAGAGGGGCATGCTGGAGAATTGCATATTGCTCAG CCTGTTTGCCAAACAATATCTTAATACAATGACCGAGCACCAGTTAAGACAGTATGACAGACTGATCAATGAGCCTAGCAACGACTGGGACATCTACTACTGGGCAACAG AGGCCCAGCCTGTACCTGATGTATACACAGGTGAAATCATGGACCTACTGAAGGAGTTCACTAAGAACAAAGATCAGGAACAGAGGCTGGACGCACCTAACCTGGAATACCTGGATAAGGGGAGCCAGTGA